The genomic window TAACAGGCCTTGGACAAGAGCTACAAAGTGAGAGAAGATTGATTCAAGAGCTTAAAGCCCAAATAGATAATCTTCAAACAGACCTGACAAAGGCTAGGGAAGATAAAAAGGCGCTTGAAGAAGATCTGAAGCTGAAGCTAGAGTCCATTGAAGTCTTGCAAGACAGGATTAACTTGCTTAGTTTAGAGATTAAGGATAAGGAGGACAATGTTGAAAACCTCAACTCTTCTCTTGCTCAAAAGGAATTGGAGTTTAATAACCTTATTTCTGACCATAGTCAGACTAAGAATCAATTAGTGGAATCAGATTTGGAAATCAAAGGACTGAAAGATGAACTCTTGGGAACTCAAGAAGAACTAAAATCAAAGAATTCTTTGGTGGATGATTTAAACGCACAAGTGAATTCTCTAATTGTTGAAAAAGATGATTCAAACAGACAACTTGCTGCTCTTCAGAAGGAATTCAATGATCTGAGATTATCTTCTGAAAAAAAGGCAGCATTCGATGCTAAGCTCttgggagaaaaagaaaatgaacttcACCAACTAGAGGAAAAGCTCAAGAATGCTTTGAATGAAGCAAGAAAAAGCAATGCAACAATTGCTGATTTGACCCAAGAAAAGGAAGATTTGAGTAAACTGCTAGCTATAGAGTTGAGCAATGTAAAGAATCTGAAACATGAGCTCCAAATCACACAAGAAACTCTGAAGGCATCAACAAACGAGGCTTCTGATCTGGAAAAACAACTAAAGCAGTTGCGAGATCTTTGCTTGAAGCTGGAGGCTGAGGTTTGTACAGTGCTGGCTGAATCTGCAAAAGCTAAAGAGATGCTACAGAGGAGCCTTGATGAGGCAAAACAGAGTGGTGAAGTTCTGGCCAGTGAACTCATGAAGGTAAAGGAACTTCTGAAGAAAACAAAGGATGAGCTGCAACATAGGTCCCATGAACTGGCATCTGTGTCTGAAAATCGTGACAGCCTACAGAAAGAATTGGTTGATGTATATAAGAAGGCAGAAAGTGTAGCCCAagatttaaaagaagaaaagaaggcaGTGATTACTCTCAACAAAGAATTACAAGCTTTGGAGAAGCAAACATTGAAAGACAAGGAAGTGCAAAAATCTCTCAAAACAGACCTGGAGGAGGCTACCAAGTCACTAGATGAAATGAACCAGAAAGTATTCTTACTTTCAAGGGACCTTGAGTTTGCTAATACCCGGGTTTCTAGCCTTGAAGATGACAAGGCTATGCTTCATAATGCCCTGGCTGAACAAAAGAATGTTACCCAAGAAGCTCGGGAAAACATTGAAGATGCTCATAATCTTGTCATGAGGCTCGGCAAGGAAAGGGAAAGCTTGGAGAAGAGATCAAAAAAACTGGAAGAGGAATTGGCAGCTGCAAAGGGTGAAATACTGAGGCTAAGGAGTGAAATAAATTCATCAAAAACCCATGTAAACAATAAGCCCCATCAAGAAGTCGAAGCTGAAGGCAACGCTGCAGTTCGAGTGAAGAAAAGTGGTAGAAGGAGAAAGAGTAGTTCTCCATAAGTAAGGTTGCTAGCAAACTACCCAGATTACCATTCTTTTCCCCTCCAATTTCTTATCTTCCTGTATGATCCTGTGAAGCTGGGCATCATCATAATCAAGAAAAGGGTTTGGTTTTGAAGTCCTTTCCCCAATTAGGCTGTTGCAGGGGCCTTCCATCTTCTGATTTTATGTAATAAGTGTTTGACCGTTTCATTGTATTGTATAAATTGAGTTGAGATAGTACGAATGAAGGAAATTAGTTTTGTAAGGACCATGTACTTGGCTGTTGTAGAAGGTTGAATGAAGGAAATTAGTTTTGTAAGGACCATGTATTTGGTTGTTGTGTAAGGTTGGTTGGCAGATGGTTTCATATTTTGCTTGAATTGCTGTAAGAAGATGAAGAGGGTAtggataaaaacaaaatgtaaCTTCATTCGACCACAGTGGGAGTCGAACCCACGACCTTTTGATCCGAAGTCAAACGCGCTAATCCACTGCGCTATGCGGTCATTTATACGAAGTTTTCACATAATtacaaatataaagataaaaattaatttcattttttttaataataaacgcTTGATTCATTTATTAATGACACCTCAGAAAACAAAAGTTATTGccctttttgtttatttgtttttattctatATGTCCACGTGGATGAATTTCATTACCTAAATTGCACTTGAACcgcattttcaaaattaaatttcatattttatactaAAACCTCATTTCGAAACTGAAGTTTCATATTTTgcaatgaaatattatttaaaatgttgtTTCATAATTCGTACTAAATTTGTATTTTCAAATCATGATTTTGGTGTTTTGTATTAActccaaataatttcaaattttgatttgaaatcGTATGTTACAAACACAATTATAGTTTAAATTGCAATGTTTTTAAAATCGAATTGATTATTAATGAAAAAGTTATCGATTCACGATTCATTAGTCGAATTGACGGTTGATCcaataatgtcataaatatataattcatatattattgaaatttaaaataattataaaaatataaacaataatttatatattatttaaaaattaaaattttaatattggTGATCGGCCCCCAAACACTGCTAAATTgtgaaatcatattttcaaattgggtttttttttgtataaattatgaaattgtgattttatttgaaatttaaaaataagaaatcacATGACTCCTAGAAAGTAACAAAAAGCTATTTTGAAGTttgaatataagtttgaaaatcaacctaaaaatgatatttgtCTTGAAAGATACTATTTTACCCTCAAACTTGTCCAAACTTTTTAGGGAGAATAAGTAGgggatataaaaaaataattttcccatACCAAAATAAGCAAATTACATAGTGATTGttgggatatatatatatatatatatatatatatatatatatatatatatatatatatatatatatatatatatatattttaaatttagaaaaattgtGATAATTCCttacaaaaaatatagaaactCTCGAAATGTATAATAAGTctgaatttatcttatattattaaaaattaattttttttaaagggaaaaaaaacaaaccttTGACGAAATTTTATATTGTCCATTACAAAGACACGGGAATTGCatttaaaccaatttaatatgaTCTATTATTCATCACATAACATCTCACCTTAATAATAAAAGCAATGATAAATTTTATGAGGGTTAGTTACTTCTCTAGACCAACCAATTcacatgaaataatttatatagGTATGATTTTTTAGCTACAAAAATTAAAGGGTGAttatataaaacttaatatttattacttaactACTtatgttgattttaaattaaattatcctTAAATGGTTGACTTAAAACTTGTTACTTAATGTTTACTTTTaaataatctaatttattttaaataatttaattaacatatttatccttataaattataactaagaCAAATAAGATTAAGTAATAGTGAAGGTCGTGGAGCATAGTAGCGAAAGAGCTCATGAAGGTAACTAAAACAAATAgagtaaaaatgtaaaatgaaaatgtaaatttaagaataaattaattatttttatttattacttaagtaattttttactttaagtcataccattaaACTATTCtactaaatatacttaatttatctaataacttaaattaaattattaaatcacattattaagttattaagttggttaaCTAACCACCGAACCTTTTCCTTTATGACTAATATATTCTGTCCTGGatcataaaaaattcaataagaataataaaaagcaaaaatgaATTGGGCCGTTTGGGCTGGGCCCTAGGATTTCTTGATACGGTGTCGTTTTAGTCCACTGCTCTGCTCTGCAATTCCTACGAATCTTTTCTTTGAAATCGTTTCTCTGGAATTGGCCATCTCTTCCCTTAGGTATTCGAATCCCATGCCCAcgcttttttttctctttcgcatttattttcttatattcacCCGTCTCGCTTTGTTTCCACGGAAAAGGAATCCCGGGAACAATTCCATTTTCCGGGAAATTTTTATCTCCGCTGCAACTTTATATTCTTAGGCCAAATTTGAGTGGAATCCGAAGCTTCCACTCCTTTAATCCGGAAAATTTTGTGGAAATGTGAGTTTCTCATCTCAATTTCTAGAAAATTTGGATTACCCAATTTTCAGATTTGGAATTGGTTTCGTATAAATCGTGAAGCTTTTCTCAGATTCCTTGATTTTTGAGATTCATATCGTTGTCAGACTATGCGTTTGaagtttgatttgattgttgtgGGGAATTGAGGTTTCAGTTGAAGGAATTGGAGAGTTAGGGTTTTGATTCGAAAAGATTAAAAGTCATGTTCTATGGTGCTGGGGTGTGGGATCCTTGGCTCATTGTTGCCCAAATCGTTTGTCTTCAATGCTTATACTATCTCACTCTTGGGGTGTTCATGGCGATTCTTGTCGGGACTCGCGTTTCTCGGATGAGTCTCGTATACTTCTTCGATTTCTCGACGCTTACCGGCGCAACGGTCACGGGTTGGTGCGTCATTGCTTCGTTTGGTCTCAGTGCGCTTGCAGGGTGAGAAATCTTGGtcacaatttttttcccctaatTGTGCTTTGTTTGATTAGTGAGaaattggaagaaaataaaatcgtAGCCCTTTAATTTCTTTTCGTCTTTGCTTCAATTATGGtaatgtaaaatatttataacgTGTAACACATACATAAGAATCCATCGATGGGCATATTTCATTAAGATTGATTTCAGCAGAAAACTcagccatatatatatatatatatatatatatatatatatatataacccacaaaaaataaataaaaataaaaaaagtaaaagaaaaagctGCGGAACAATTTTTGTTTGCTAACTTGCAAATTTTCTTGTTTGAGCAGAGCTGTCTTTTTGCTTTATCTGATTGAGAGGGCAAAGAAATGCTTAGATTTTTCTGCCACACTGTATGTTATCCATCTCTTTATATGCATCATATATGGAGGTTGGCCTTCCTCAATAACATGGTGGGTTGTGAATGGTACTTGTCTCGCAATGATGGCTTTGCTCGGTGAATATTTGTGCATAAGACGTGAACTGCTAGAAATTCCTATAACACGATACCGTTCAAGTAAGTGTACCATTTCTCTTTGAATATTCTTTTAATGTTAGGATGACTGCCTAAATGAGCTCTATGTTTAAATttggttaattaattttttgctATTTTGGGAAGTGGATTCATGGCTCATTAGGCAATAGTGGTTGCATGAATAGTGTGTTCAGGAAGCATTGCTGTTTTCTCTATGTTCTGCTTAATGTTGGTCAAGTATTTCTCTGTTTTTTCTATCTATGGTGTTTTCCACTGGTTTGCATGTTGGCTTGTATATTCTGTTATCTGATGTTggtattttaatgtttttatttagtgGTAGAATTCCTTTGTGCTGATTCATAGTAGAATTCTCTATTCCTTTTTGGGGAGGATCATGtacttttatttcttctttttatgcACTCACTTAGATTCAATTGCTCCCCTTCATTTTTCTGCCACCTTTTGTTTTATGTGCATATCCAGAAGCTGGTTAGATGGATAAATATCTCTTGACATTGAGTAGGATTGTTTTTCCAATCTAAGTTGGGTAACTCTTTGCCTCACTCAACCTTAGACGAGCAAGAAGCCAACCATATCTAACTTCATAAAGCTTATATAACTGTTTACAAATTTCTCCATTTCTCTCCAACATATCAGCTTCTTTTAGTTGGGTAAAGCCCTCTCCCACCGATTGACCTCTGCTTCATTAGAATTATGTCTAGCTTCTAAGCTTACTTCTCTCCTACTAGGATACACTGACATAGTGCTTGGGGAAGCAAACTAAGACCAACTTACTGTAGGATTATCTCATTTTCTTGCTGCCTGACCAACTccttcattcactttttatcaGTTTCATGGGGTGGTTAACAAGCCTTTTGTCATTTAGCTGATTATAAGGCTTCTTTGTCAAGCATTATTGTTGTATGATAAAATAATGAGCAGCATACTGCACATACATTAACCAAGGCTCAATTTGATGAGTCATGGGTAAACGTCATCAGTGGCCTTTATTATGATGATAAAAGCCTCCTATCCTGTGAGAATGGGCATTGTGTTATACACTTATACTTGCTTCCTCcttgataattaattttaatcagtCACTTTCATCATTTGGGCATGATTCtcaacagaaaaaagaaaaaaaaaaacatttgggCATATTGATAGAGGAAGTTGGTCCTGCCCCTTCTGCATGAAGATGAATATCATTGTTATTGGTAATCATCTTGGTGAAATATTATTCTCCAACCACCTTTATgtcataaatttgaaatgacAGATCTGGGGCTCTTTTGCTACTTTCTTGGAGTAAAATTCttcgaaaatagttttccaATACATCAACTCATAGAGATGTTCTGTTGATCACTTTACGACATTTGGGATGCAACATTGCAAAATGGTTGCAACGGCCTGTTTTGTGAAAAAGAGAAATCTGCAATAGGATGGTCTGATATTCCTTAGTTTTGTACTATGTTTGGAGGTTTGGAGGCTTGCAGTTTTCTGCATTCTCTTTCAGATGCAACTTTTGATGTCAACCCACTGTGTCGATTTTTTGCACAATCTACAAAATTATGATCTTTAGGTGGCTGAAGGGTTACATGTTCAAATTATAATGGATGGGTTATTCTAATTCTAATATCTAAAAGGTAGGGATATTGGAATGACAACCTAATGTTGACCACATAGGTGTTTATGAAGTTATGGCATTCTTTAATGTGAGGCCATAACATCCAATATTGAACACACATTTCAATACTACTCTGGTGGACATCTCTTGGGTTTGTCTTGTTTCATTGGGATTAGAAATGAATGTTAACTTATTCTCTATGTTGATTTCTTTTCCTCTTGCTCTTATTTTAGGTGCATGTGCTTCCTTTGCCCTTCATTTGGGGTATATGTTGTTTCCCTCTGTTGAGGGCAAAAGTGTCATAGACATTTACTTTGAATGCTCACACACAACTCAGGCTTGCAAAATCTTACCAAACTCACCAACTAGGGCAAATCATGCTTACATTAACTGAGTGTGAGTTTGGTTCCTGATTTTTCTCACttttataacaataaaatatacTCTCAGTTAACATATTAAGTTGAGCTACAGTTTAATGAAAATGGTATACCATATTGTGAATGGTTTACGATACCTGA from Vitis vinifera cultivar Pinot Noir 40024 chromosome 9, ASM3070453v1 includes these protein-coding regions:
- the LOC100244681 gene encoding uncharacterized protein LOC100244681 isoform X2, translated to MFYGAGVWDPWLIVAQIVCLQCLYYLTLGVFMAILVGTRVSRMSLVYFFDFSTLTGATVTGWCVIASFGLSALAGAVFLLYLIERAKKCLDFSATLYVIHLFICIIYGGWPSSITWWVVNGTCLAMMALLGEYLCIRRELLEIPITRYRSNV
- the LOC100249815 gene encoding MAR-binding filament-like protein 1-1 isoform X1 — encoded protein: MGFVMGSSCFLHPPLHHRHRPSSSSQCALLYMRDAEKQRKHRVPMASLSHEGDSNDTIFCKRRAILFVGISVLPFLSSRARALEDLANEDHDLNTPEKNKNAEQELQEDSPPNPFLSLLNGLGIFASGVLGSLYALDQKEKAASQTTIESIKTKLKEREAAIVSLEKEFGLKLLNEEKERAKQLGKAKEDLQSLMNQVQSANDIITGLGQELQSERRLIQELKAQIDNLQTDLTKAREDKKALEEDLKLKLESIEVLQDRINLLSLEIKDKEDNVENLNSSLAQKELEFNNLISDHSQTKNQLVESDLEIKGLKDELLGTQEELKSKNSLVDDLNAQVNSLIVEKDDSNRQLAALQKEFNDLRLSSEKKAAFDAKLLGEKENELHQLEEKLKNALNEARKSNATIADLTQEKEDLSKLLAIELSNVKNLKHELQITQETLKASTNEASDLEKQLKQLRDLCLKLEAEVCTVLAESAKAKEMLQRSLDEAKQSGEVLASELMKVKELLKKTKDELQHRSHELASVSENRDSLQKELVDVYKKAESVAQDLKEEKKAVITLNKELQALEKQTLKDKEVQKSLKTDLEEATKSLDEMNQKVFLLSRDLEFANTRVSSLEDDKAMLHNALAEQKNVTQEARENIEDAHNLVMRLGKERESLEKRSKKLEEELAAAKGEILRLRSEINSSKTHVNNKPHQEVEAEGNAAVRVKKSGRRRKSSSP
- the LOC100249815 gene encoding MAR-binding filament-like protein 1-1 isoform X2 is translated as MGFVMGSSCFLHPPLHHRHRPSSSSQCALLYMRDAEKQRKHRVPMASLSHEGDSNDTIFCKRRAILFVGISVLPFLSSRARALEDLANDHDLNTPEKNKNAEQELQEDSPPNPFLSLLNGLGIFASGVLGSLYALDQKEKAASQTTIESIKTKLKEREAAIVSLEKEFGLKLLNEEKERAKQLGKAKEDLQSLMNQVQSANDIITGLGQELQSERRLIQELKAQIDNLQTDLTKAREDKKALEEDLKLKLESIEVLQDRINLLSLEIKDKEDNVENLNSSLAQKELEFNNLISDHSQTKNQLVESDLEIKGLKDELLGTQEELKSKNSLVDDLNAQVNSLIVEKDDSNRQLAALQKEFNDLRLSSEKKAAFDAKLLGEKENELHQLEEKLKNALNEARKSNATIADLTQEKEDLSKLLAIELSNVKNLKHELQITQETLKASTNEASDLEKQLKQLRDLCLKLEAEVCTVLAESAKAKEMLQRSLDEAKQSGEVLASELMKVKELLKKTKDELQHRSHELASVSENRDSLQKELVDVYKKAESVAQDLKEEKKAVITLNKELQALEKQTLKDKEVQKSLKTDLEEATKSLDEMNQKVFLLSRDLEFANTRVSSLEDDKAMLHNALAEQKNVTQEARENIEDAHNLVMRLGKERESLEKRSKKLEEELAAAKGEILRLRSEINSSKTHVNNKPHQEVEAEGNAAVRVKKSGRRRKSSSP
- the LOC100244681 gene encoding uncharacterized protein LOC100244681 isoform X1 — encoded protein: MFYGAGVWDPWLIVAQIVCLQCLYYLTLGVFMAILVGTRVSRMSLVYFFDFSTLTGATVTGWCVIASFGLSALAGAVFLLYLIERAKKCLDFSATLYVIHLFICIIYGGWPSSITWWVVNGTCLAMMALLGEYLCIRRELLEIPITRYRSSKNKIYWEHSMLASLFWGSSWIKLMRYQI